A stretch of DNA from Nitrospira sp. KM1:
AAGAGCGGTCTTCAGGAACGACACATCGGCCTCCGGAAAAAACAGGCTATTTGCATGCCAGATCTTGATCTGTCCTTTAAAACCGACATGCCAGGCATATCTCCAATACGGATTTGCAGTACTCATGAGTATCAGATCGTTGGATTGCGTATTCGACTCAGCCCACCTCGACATGTCCTCAAAATCTTGCCCAAACGAAAAATGACGCTCCGGAGTTCGAACACCTGAAATGCCCAGAGCAACCACGATCAACAGCAGACCGGCGCCGTTGACATGGACGATCGCTTGCTTGAGCGACGAGGGGTGCGTGCCCGCGAGCCATTTCGTTTGGAAGAATGCCGCGAGCCTCAGGAAGCCTTCCGCAGCATAGAGACAAATGACCGGTATGAGGGGCATGACAAATCGTATTGCCGGCACAACTTGGAAATACCAGACGAATGGCAGGATAAACGCGCCCAGAAACAGGGAGACAAGCACCTTCCGGGTGCGATCGCGCGAAAAAACCAAACCCAGACCGCTCAATAGAAGAACGGCGATGGAGAATGCCATTTGAGGAACGGGCAGGAGCGTGTCCATACTCTGACGGATGAGCCGACCTTCGCCGATCATCCCGGTTACGACCCGGTCAACGATCTGACGCCAGGAATGGCTTGAAAGATAGGACTGCCACGTCGGAGGATCCGTGATATGCCATGTCTGTTCGGGCAACGTACGGATGACCGAGAAGTGCGGATCGTAGAGATCCGCCCAGGAGTCCAACCACAACACATGACTATTGATTCCCCCATACGTGACATTTCCGTATACCAGGCTATTGCGCACAAGTAACGGAGACGCCGTGAGGAGAAACATGACCGCAAATACAGCCAGCCGGAGGTTGAAGGCTCGACGAAAGCCAAACTGCAGGAGGTGTGTCGCGACATAGACAGGAACAAGGAGCAAACCCGTTCCCTTTGTCATGAACGCCAAGCCTGCGCATCCTCCGGCAAATGCTGCCCACGCGCCGCTGCGGGTCTGCTCCATCGCTCGGATGCTTCCATACAGAAACAATAAGATGAACAGAATCAGCGCCGTCTCACATGAGACGTGCGACGCGCCCTGATAGAAGAGTTCATTGAGCGCCAACAGCGTGGCGCCTCCGGTGCCCGCCGCAAGGCCGAACAAACGATATCCGACAAAGAAGCATGCCAAAACGGCAAGCCATCCCATCGCCAGTGATATCAATTTGGCATGTTCGAAAAATGCAAGGTCGCGGCTGGCAAACGGTGACAGCAGTAATGGATAAAGAGGGTGTTGGTTATTCGCAGTATACGTTCCGGAAAGGCAGAGTTGCAGGAAGTTCGTGGCGCCTCCATGTTGACTGATGAATAAGCCAATCTGCAGATACGGCGCCGTGTCTTCCCAATCAGGATCAGTCGCTTGATGGATATCGTTCAGGCCAATCAACCACACGACCAGGGTCAACAGGACCGGTATGATGACCAGACTGAGCCGTTCGCTTCTTGGAGATATTCGATCCAGCGGTTCCCTGGACTCGTATTCGCTGTTCGATATTCCCGTCGCCCCATGACTCGGACTCGCACCCATGCGTTACGATCCTTGCCTAATCAAAAAACCGGAATCGGACAATCGTGTAGAGAGCTGCTATTCCGTCCTTCCAGCCGATTTTTTTTCCTTCCCGGTACGTGCGTCCATGGTAACTAATGGGCACTTCGTACAGCCTATATCCCCGTTTGGCAATCTTCATTGTGAATTCCGGCTCAAAACCGAATCGGTCCGACTTGAGGAAGAGATCACGTAAGACCTCCCGTCTGAATACTTTGTAGCCGACTTCCATGTCGGACAGGTTGAGATTACTCAAAACATTGGAGAGCAGTGTCAGGAGCTTGTTTCCCATGTAATGCCAGAAAAATAAGACCCGGTGCGGTCCACCAAGAAAACGTGATCCATACACGACATCGGCGTGACCATCGAGAATGGGCTGCAAAAGAACTGGATATTCTGCAGGATCATACTCAAGATCGGCATCTTGGACGATGATCACATCGCCTCGGACCGCCTCAAAACCGGTCCTGAGCGCGGCGCCTTTGCCTTTGTTCTCCTGGTGGTACAACACCCGTACGTTTGATTGTTGCACGCTGATCTCGTGCAGCCTGCCTGCCGTACCGTCGCTTGAGGCGTCGTCAACAATGATGATCTCTTTATCGATAGGGACTTCTTGGACGCGTGCAATGATTTCATCAATGGTGGAGATCTCGTTGAATGCCGGAATGACGACCGATATCTTCATGAAAGCGTGTGAGCGTAAAAGATGGACTCGCCGCCCTGCTTGCTTTTTTCATTGCTATCGGAGGAAATCGACAACATGGCGCATCCACACAATGTAAGAATGAATTGTACACAGCCTAAAGACTCTATGCATGGATAGTTTCAGGGGAGAATGCAGCAATCTTAACCAGATGGCTCAGCCCAATGACCCGTGTCATGCAGACGCTCATTACATGTATTTCTACTAAATCGTTGTACATGATCGATAGAAGGATGTGTGCTATTAGGAATAGCTGCAGATGTCCGGGGATCCGTGAATCGTGGAAGACCGGCATCCTGACGGTCACCGTCAGGATGAGGAAGGGTGAATGACCCGTGACTGACAAGAAGGCGGCTAAGCAGAAAGTATTTTCTGAGTGGAGGTTGACTCTCGGGGTCTATGCCTGTGTCATCCTGACCATCATCTTCGTGGTCAGCCTCTATAGGATCAAAGGGCACTCTGATGTCGTGACTTTCCTGGGCAGTAGGCCGGGAGCGATCAGTGTGGGGGCGGCTCTGCTATTCGTTGCAGCAGCCGTTGCCGTATTACGGATCTGTCTACATGCGTCCCGGCAGGGTATCACCAAGTGGCGTTACGTCATCGTGATGCATGTTGCGGTGATACTCATCAGCATTTTTATCGCCGAAATCTTTCTTCGGTCCGTGGTTCACGAGAATAAAATCGGGGAGCGTCTTGGCTCCATGTTGCTCTATCCAAGGCAGTGGGATCGCACGGTTAGGGCATATCAGCGGCTCGTACAACGAGCCAAGTCTCATCCCACATATTACGTGTTCGATGAGACCTTGGGGTTTACCGTAGGAAAGAGTCGGACGAGCGAAAGAGGACCCTATTTGAGCAGTGTTGAGGGTCTTCGAAGCGGGCGCGCCGGCGAATCGTTTGAACGGCCGTCGCCCGGTTGCCGAATCGCCCTGTTAGGAGATTCTTTCACGTTTGGAGAAGTTGTTCCCTACGAAGACACGTGGGGATACAGGATGCAACAGCGCCTCGGATCGCAATGCCAAATCCTGAATTTTGGCGTCGGAGGATACGGAGTTGATCAAATGTACTTGCGATATTTGCAAGACGTTCGTGCCTGGCGACCGGATCTGGTGATCCTCGGATTCATCGACCATGACGTGATTCGAACGATGGCAATTTATATTTTTCTCATGTTTCCAGAAGGCGGGATGCCTTTTTCAAAACCACGGTTTGTGTTGAAAGACCACGGTCTCGAAGTTCTGAATACCCCGCTTCCCCGTATCCCTGAAATACTGGCCCGCCAGTCCATTCATGAGCTTCCGTTCATCGACTACGACGTGAATTATAAAGAGACGGAATGGGATCGTCCGATAGACAGGTATGTTGATGCTTCCTACGTCTTGAGATTGTTCCTGTCTATGTATCCGCTTCACGAACGGGAACGGCCGGAGATCTCACGGATACAAACCGAACGTATCAACCGAATCATCTTCGAAAAATTCACGAACGATGTGAAGGCAGACCATGCCGTGCCGATTCTGGTCTATCTGCCAACGGAAACGGACTTTCCGCGTCCCCGGTGGGAACCCATCGCGCTCAAGATTGTGAGGGAGGCAGGTCTTCCCTATCACGATCTTCGCGCATGTGTCGGCTCAGCCGGAGTGTCGAAGTTGTTCAATCCGGCGGAAGTCGGAGGACATTATTCTCCCTATGGCAATCAAGTGGTGAGCGATTGTCTCTTCCGGGAAGTACCGGAACTCAGAGCCAGACTGATCCCGCCGGTCCATCAATCCTTGGGCGCGATGCAATGATCGGCATGACGCTCTTTGCACAGGCGGTACCGCGCCTGTGCAACCCAAAACTCGAGCGCCTTATGGACGTCGTCCCATGAGTCGAATGAATCTGCGTCCAGCCGTTTCTTGCCGACACGGCGATCGGCCGATGCGCCCAGCACTTCTCCCGTGATGGAATCCGAGAGTTTCAACTCCAAGCTGGCGTCTCCCACGAACAACGGCTTGCCCGTACCGATGTTTTTCAACAGGGATGCGACAGCGAATGCGTTCATGGGCGCCGGGATGGTGGATACGGCGCGCAACACCACGTAGGCTGGGTCAGCACGGGTAATGG
This window harbors:
- a CDS encoding glycosyltransferase family 2 protein; translation: MKISVVIPAFNEISTIDEIIARVQEVPIDKEIIIVDDASSDGTAGRLHEISVQQSNVRVLYHQENKGKGAALRTGFEAVRGDVIIVQDADLEYDPAEYPVLLQPILDGHADVVYGSRFLGGPHRVLFFWHYMGNKLLTLLSNVLSNLNLSDMEVGYKVFRREVLRDLFLKSDRFGFEPEFTMKIAKRGYRLYEVPISYHGRTYREGKKIGWKDGIAALYTIVRFRFFD
- a CDS encoding SGNH/GDSL hydrolase family protein: MTDKKAAKQKVFSEWRLTLGVYACVILTIIFVVSLYRIKGHSDVVTFLGSRPGAISVGAALLFVAAAVAVLRICLHASRQGITKWRYVIVMHVAVILISIFIAEIFLRSVVHENKIGERLGSMLLYPRQWDRTVRAYQRLVQRAKSHPTYYVFDETLGFTVGKSRTSERGPYLSSVEGLRSGRAGESFERPSPGCRIALLGDSFTFGEVVPYEDTWGYRMQQRLGSQCQILNFGVGGYGVDQMYLRYLQDVRAWRPDLVILGFIDHDVIRTMAIYIFLMFPEGGMPFSKPRFVLKDHGLEVLNTPLPRIPEILARQSIHELPFIDYDVNYKETEWDRPIDRYVDASYVLRLFLSMYPLHERERPEISRIQTERINRIIFEKFTNDVKADHAVPILVYLPTETDFPRPRWEPIALKIVREAGLPYHDLRACVGSAGVSKLFNPAEVGGHYSPYGNQVVSDCLFREVPELRARLIPPVHQSLGAMQ
- a CDS encoding glycosyltransferase family 39 protein: MGASPSHGATGISNSEYESREPLDRISPRSERLSLVIIPVLLTLVVWLIGLNDIHQATDPDWEDTAPYLQIGLFISQHGGATNFLQLCLSGTYTANNQHPLYPLLLSPFASRDLAFFEHAKLISLAMGWLAVLACFFVGYRLFGLAAGTGGATLLALNELFYQGASHVSCETALILFILLFLYGSIRAMEQTRSGAWAAFAGGCAGLAFMTKGTGLLLVPVYVATHLLQFGFRRAFNLRLAVFAVMFLLTASPLLVRNSLVYGNVTYGGINSHVLWLDSWADLYDPHFSVIRTLPEQTWHITDPPTWQSYLSSHSWRQIVDRVVTGMIGEGRLIRQSMDTLLPVPQMAFSIAVLLLSGLGLVFSRDRTRKVLVSLFLGAFILPFVWYFQVVPAIRFVMPLIPVICLYAAEGFLRLAAFFQTKWLAGTHPSSLKQAIVHVNGAGLLLIVVALGISGVRTPERHFSFGQDFEDMSRWAESNTQSNDLILMSTANPYWRYAWHVGFKGQIKIWHANSLFFPEADVSFLKTALQDRGAARNSYAIIHEGDLRLQPILTRHFDSVSPYGLIEKQAVDGWQLIYTDSSHPAKFLIYRVHPHEQRDA